A stretch of DNA from Anopheles ziemanni chromosome 3, idAnoZiCoDA_A2_x.2, whole genome shotgun sequence:
TCCAAGAGATCGAGTGGAATGCCATGAGGGGAAACTATGTCGTCCGTTCCGCGAATAACGCAACGTCCTCGGTTGGTGGCAAAAATAACGATTGGAGCAATCGCTGATTCTAACGATTTGTGCAGATACGTGAAACATTCCAGATCGAGCATATGGACCTCGTCAATAAACAGTACCCCTGGCACCAGCTCCGCAATCCCCTGATCGATGTACTTGTTGACGATCTTATTGATTTCCGTGCGCAACTTGTCGGTGATTTCCGTCTTCTTCGGTTTCATCATCTGTCCAACGATCGAGAGCACATCCTGACCGCCCTGCGGGCGTGCATTTGCCGCATCCAAATCGTGTAGTGTCACGTCCTGAACGACCTCCTTCTTCTTGTGCACTTCACCCTTCGGCAGTGGCACGTATTCTTCCGTTTCGAGATCAAATTCGGTGGCAAATGTGTCGCTGCGACCTTGGCGTTTCACTGCACCGCTGTTTGCTTCGATGTAGATAACGTCTCCAACTTCGACCTTCTCGCGTTGCAAAGTCTCGTAGATGCTTGGATCCAGCTTCAGCTGCTTGGTTCCTTTAGCTGTCTTCAAACCGATAACCACGTTGCTGATCGTTTTACCATACCCACCCATCGGGTTTTCCGTCTCAACGGGTGTCAGCTCAGTCACTTCGCCCTCGTAGACTTCCTTTGTTTCGCGAATACGAAGTCCAATCGAGCGCCGGAAGTTTTCCATTAGGACTTCGGTCTTCTTTATTTCACTGCTGAAAACCTCCGAACCCACCATCGGGCAGAACGGTACCTTATTGCCTAGCTCTTGCGCGATGGCCAGAGCGATAGCTGTCTTACCGGTACCGGGCGGTCCCGCAAGCAGCAGTGCACGACCCGACATTTTCTTCGATTTGATCAAATCCACCACGACACCGGCCGCCTCACGAGCATCCTTTTGTCCAACAAGCCCGGAAGCCATCTGAAGCGGCACACCGTTCTCATCCAAGCCCAATCCTTTCACATGGCTGTGGGCCGCGATACGTTGAGTTTTCACAGTacttttgacctcctcaatcTTCATCTTGGCTTTGGTGCTTAGTATTTATCGTGCAATGGGTCTACTTCGATTTGCGATGCGAAAATTGCAATGAAAGGGATGCGTGTTTAATGCCGGTAAACACACTGCCGCCGTATCCTTGGAGTTTCGGGTCCTTGTGTTGCTGTGGTTACCTGCTAGAGTTCATGAAGAAATTAGAAAATCCATAAAGCAACGCAAGTATAACTACAACACGATGTTAGAAACCGATGACCTACCGTTAGAACAGAGATTATTCGATCACaaactttattttttgcaGATGCACAACTAAAACTGTTTGATTGAGTAAATTTCGCGGTCAATCTCAAAACATGCGGTTGAAGCGTCAAGTACTGCACCTACTTGTTCCGTTCCTCGTTTTGGAACCGTGCTGGGTGGGTTCGAAATTCCCTTTAacatctttcttttctttagaaACATTAGTTCAGTGTCGTACAatataaatttatgtttctaCAATCTTTTTTGC
This window harbors:
- the LOC131286979 gene encoding ruvB-like helicase 1 encodes the protein MKIEEVKSTVKTQRIAAHSHVKGLGLDENGVPLQMASGLVGQKDAREAAGVVVDLIKSKKMSGRALLLAGPPGTGKTAIALAIAQELGNKVPFCPMVGSEVFSSEIKKTEVLMENFRRSIGLRIRETKEVYEGEVTELTPVETENPMGGYGKTISNVVIGLKTAKGTKQLKLDPSIYETLQREKVEVGDVIYIEANSGAVKRQGRSDTFATEFDLETEEYVPLPKGEVHKKKEVVQDVTLHDLDAANARPQGGQDVLSIVGQMMKPKKTEITDKLRTEINKIVNKYIDQGIAELVPGVLFIDEVHMLDLECFTYLHKSLESAIAPIVIFATNRGRCVIRGTDDIVSPHGIPLDLLDRLLIVRTSPYNIGEMEQIIRLRAQTEGLNVEDAAILALSEIGSNTTLRYAVQLLTPANQTSKVNGRTQITKDDIMDVHSLFLDAKRSAKFLQDDNAKYML